DNA sequence from the Rhodococcus sp. 4CII genome:
CCAGGGCGTCCGACTCGTTCACGCCGTCGGTGGTGACGGTGGCGATGACCTGCGGGGTGTTGCGGGTCAGGGTGCCGGTCTTGTCGAGGGCGACCACCCGGATCCGGCCCAGTTCCTCGAGGGCGGCGCCGCCCTTGATCAGGGCGCCGTGCCGGCTCGAGGCGCCGATCGCGGCGACCACGGTCAGCGGGACCGCGATCGCCAGGGCGCACGGGGAGGCGGCGACCAGCACGACCAGGGCCCGTTCGATCCACAGCATCGGATCGCCGAGTAGGGAGCCGAGTCCTGCGACGAGGGCGGCGAGGATCATGATCGCCGGCACCAGGGGGCGGGCGATGGTGTCGGCGAGCCGCTGCCCGGCGCCCTTGCGGTCCTGGGCCTCTTCGACGATGTGCACGATGCGGGCCAGGGAGCTGTCGGCGGCGCGGGCGGTGACCTGCACCTCGATGGCGCCGCCGCCGTTGATTGCCCCGGCGTGCAGCTCGTCGCCGGGTCCGGCCTCGACCGGGACGGATTCGCCGGTGATCGCCGACAGATCGAGGCTGGTGCGGCCGGAGCGGATGATGCCGTCGGTGGCGGCCCGCTCGCCGGGGCGCAGCAACATCCGGTCCCCGGGCGCCAGCTCGTCCGGGGCCACCGTGAATTCGGTTCCGTCGCGCAGGATTGTCGCGGTCGGGGGGACCAGGGACAGCAGGGCGCGGAGCCCGCGGCGGGTGCGGGTGACCGCGTAGTGTTCGAGCCCCTCGGCGATGGAGAACAGGATCCCCAGCATCGCGGCCTCGGGGATCTGCCCGAGCGTGACGGCCCCGATCGCGGCGATCGTCATCAGCGTGCCGACCCCGATCCGGCGGTGCCGCAGCAGGTTCCGCAGCGCCCCGGGGACGAACGTCGCCCCGGCGACGGCGGCGGCGAGTAACTCCACCGCGGTGCCGACCGTGTCGGCACCGGCCCGCCCGATCAGCCAGCCGGCGCCGAGCAGCACCGCCGCGACGGCCGCCAATTGCAGCTCCCGTACCTGCCACCAGCGTTCGGGCCCATGATCGGGCTCCGCGCCGGCGCCGTCGGTGTTCGAGGTCGGTGCTGGTCCGCAGCAGGCGTCAGACATGTTCGATCTTCACGTGTTCGGAACTGCCCGCAGCATCGACCGGGAGCGCGGTGGTCTGGTCGCCGAGCACGGCGCCGACCAGCGCCCGGCCGCGCGGGGTGAGCGAGTACATCACCAGCCTCCCCTGCCGCCGCGAGGACACCAGGTCGGCGATCTTGAGTTGCCGCAAATGATGCGAGACGAGGTTCTGCGCCTGCCCGACCACCCACGCCATGTCGCATACGCAGAGTTCATTGCCGGACGCCAGCGCCGCCGCGATCGTCAACCGCGTCGGATCGCCCAGCGCGCGGCCAGCGGCCGCGGCGGATTCGATCCGCCGCGCCGCCGGAAGCTCGGCGCGAATCTGCTCAGCATGCGGAAGGTCGAGACACAACAGGTCGCAGGTGTCGACGGGTTCCTCGGTCATATCAACATACTAACGATCATTGATACAGCTTTGGTACCCCTGCGACCAGGTCATTCCAACGTTCGTTAGTGTGTCGCCATGCCCTTTGTGCCGTGTTTGCCCGTTTCCGGCTCGTGTCGCACGGCGGTGTCCCGGTGAGCGGCGGGGTGCGGCTGTCGGTGGCGCTGGTGGTCGCGTTCGTGGTCGGGCTCGGGGTGCTGCTGCTGGTCAACCGCTCCGAACCCGCCCCGGCCGGAGCCGACACCTCGGCGCCGGTGGTGCGCCCGAACAGCCACCGGCTCACCGCGCCCACCGGCGAGCGGGTGACGTTCGTGGAGTTCCTCGACTTCGAGTGCGAGGCGTGCCGGTCGGTGTATCCGGCGATCGAGCAGTTGCGCGCCGAGTACGGCGACCGGGTCGGCTTCGTGGTCCGCTACTTCCCGCTGCCCGGCCACTTCAACGCCGAACGGGCCGCGCGGGCGGTCGAGGCCGCCGCGCAACAGGGCCGGTTCGAGCAGATGTATCAGCGGATGTACGAGTCTCAGGCCGAGTGGGGCGAGAAACGCGTCCCGAAGGACGAGGTATTTCGGGGTTTCGCCGCGGATCTCGGCCTGGACCTGGCCGCCTTCGATGCCGCCTACACCGCTCCCGCCACCCTCGACCGGATCAACGCCGACATTGCCGACGGCGAAGCCCTCGGAGTGCAGGGCACCCCGACGTTCTTCCTCGACGGGCAGAAGATCGAACCGACCAGCTACCAGGATCTGACCGATGCTCTCGACGCCGCCCTCCGCTGACTCCCCCGCTGTGCCGGCCCCCCACGTCGAGCCCGGTGACGGCGTCCCGTTCGCGCGGTCGCTGCCGTGGCTGCTGCTGATCGGCGGAATCGTCGGCCTGGCAGCGGCGTTCGTACTCACCGTCGAAAAGTTCGCGCTCGCCGCCGACGCCACCTACATCCCGTCCTGCAGCCTCAACCCAGTGCTGAACTGTGGTTCGGTGATGGCCACCGAACAGGCATCGGTGTTCGGATTCCCCAACTCATTGCTCGGCATCGCCGGCTTCGCCGTCGTCGCGGTCACCGGGGCCGGACTGCTCGCCGGCGCCCGGTTCGCCCGCTGGTACTGGCTCGGCCTGCAGGCCGGGGTCACCGCGGCGGCGGTGTTCGTGCACTGGCTGATCGTCCAGAGCCTCTACGTCATCGGCGCGCTGTGCCCCTACTGCATGGCGGTGTGGGCCGTGACCATCCCGATCTTCTGGTACGTCACCCTGCGCAACCTGCACCACGGCACCTTCACCCCGCCGGTGCGGGCGGCGGTGGTGTCCGCGGGCGGAAACCACCTGCTCCCGGTCACCGTGTGGGTGCTCGGCGTCGCCGCGCTGGTACTGCACCGGTTCTTCTCGTTCTGGTCCAGCCTGCTCTGACCACCCGGGGAACCTTTTCAGGCGTCGGCGCGGGAGAGCTGGTCGGCCAGGTCGGCGGGAATCGGCATCGGCGTCATCAACCCGGCCGCCGCCCGGCCGGTGTTGCCCTCCGGGTAGCGGCCCAACGCCGAACCCGGTGCGGCGACGATGATCCGGACCACCTGTCCGAGCGCCTCACTGCGGTCGTGCTGGCGTAGCGCCAGCACGAACATCGCGACATGGTTGCGGGTGTGCAGCCACGGATACGGCTGCGACACGATGTGTGCCCGTTCGAGATGTGACCAGCGCAGCTCCGCTTCGGGAGCCTTTCGCGCAGCGGTCATTTCGCGATCGTAGAGGTCTCGCAGGGCGGGGGTGAGCGTGTGCATGTCGGTCTCCTTCTGTCGCGCAAACGGTGATCAGCAGCACTTGTCGGTGTCGGCGGCGGCGCAGCAATTCGGGTCGACCGCGAGGACCAGGCCGATCAAGTCGCCCAAGGCCCGGCCAATTCGTGGATCGGCCAGCTCGTACCGGGCGCGGCGGCCTTCGGGGACGGCGATGACGAGGCCGCAGCCGCGCAGGCAGGACAGGTGGTTGGACAGAATCTGCCGCGACACCCCGATCGACTCCGCCAACTCGGACGGATACCCCGGCCCCTCCCGCAGGCTCAGCAGGATCCGGGTGCGGGTCGCGTCCGACAACGCGTAGCCGAATCGGGAGAGCGCATCGCTGTGCATCAGGGTGTCCACCACTCAATATTACAGAAACTTCTGTATTCAGTGCAGTATGTATTGAGGGAGCCGGGCCTGACCGAGGGTGTCGCCGGCGCCGATGACCGGGGGTCATCTCGGACGCGCGCACATCGTGTCCCAGCCCGACCCGTGGCTGCACACCTGCAACCCTGTGGCAGGTCTGAAACTGGCTCTGCACCAACATGATCGGCGTGAAGTGGTTGCGCAGGTACTCCGGATTGTCGGGGCCGCGCCGGGCTCGCCGACCGGGGGTGCCACCCATTGCGGGCGACGGGCTGTCCGCGCCGCTCGTCATCGTCAGGCCCTCGCACCTGCCCGCGATCAGGGCGAGGTTGGCGCCGACGCCAGGCGGGTTTCGAGCAGCAGCCCCGCCGCTCCTGTTGCCACGCTGATCGTGGTGACCACGATCAGCGCCGGGTGCATCTGTCCGGTCAACGCGTTCCCTAGCAGCACCATCGCGATGGTGCCCGGCAGGATGCCGGCAACGGTGGCCACGGTGTACGGCACCAGCCGTACCGACGAAAGCCCGGAGCAATAATTCACCAGCGCAAACGGTGCCGGTGCGATCAGGCGCAAGGACCCGACCGCCAGCCATCCCCGCCGGGCGAGGCGGGCATCGATGGCCGCAACAGCGGGGTGCGTCAGCCGGGCCTGCACTGCCGCGCGTCCGAGCGCCCGCACCAACAGCAACGCCAGCACGGCGCTGACCGTCGTGGCGGCGATCGCGACGACGACCCCTGCGGCGGGACCGAACAACAGTCCGGCGCTGAGGGTGAATACCGTTCGCGGCACCGGGGCGATCGTCAACACCGCCTGGGCGAGGAAAAACACCAGCACGAACACCGGCCCCATCGACTCCGCCCAGTCCTGCACCTGCGAGATCGGCGGGCGGGGGACGAGGGCGGCGGCTACGGCCAGTGAGGCCAGCACCGCCATCGTGGCGAGGACTCGGCGGTCGCGCAGAATCAGCGGCACCCGCAGGGGACGTGGGGGTCTGGTGGGGGGTGTCTCGTCGACGGGGGCGCTCGGGTCGGCACCCTGAGGCCGTGAGCGCTCACCGTCCGAGCCGGCCACCGCGGCCGCGTAGCCGGTGTAGGTCCGTTGGTGCCACGTCGGAAGGGTCACGGCAACGCGCTTCCGGCCAGCCACTGATCCCAGGGCACGCTCCAGTCGCCGTTCTGCCACTGCTCGAGCGGTGCACCGCCGGTGCCCCGGACCTCGACGATGTCGCCGGGGACGGAGAAGTCGTAGAACCAGCGGGCGTTATCGGGGCTGAGGTTCAGGCACCCGTGGGAGACGTTGGTGTTTCCCTGTGCCCAGATGGTGTCGGCGAGTTCGTGGAGGTAGATGCCGTCGTTGCTGATGCGGGTGGCGTAGTTGATTGTTTCCTTGTATCCGAGGCGGGAATTGACCGGGAGTCCGTAGGTGGAGGAATCCATGATCACGGGGTTGGCCTTGTCCAGCACGGTATAGATGCCGCGCTGGGTCCAGAACGTGAGGGTTTGCCCGTTGATGGTTTCGCTTCCTCCCATCCCCATCGAAGTGGGCATGGTCCGCACGAGGGCGCCGTTGTTGGTGACGGTGATCTGTTTGGTGGTGTCGTCGGCGATGGAGACGTGCGCGTCTCCGATGGTGAACGACGTGGCAGCGTCCTCCTGACCGAATAGTCCGCCACCGAGGTCGATGCCGTAGACGTTCGCGCGGGCGGTCACTGTCGTGCCGGGTGTGTAGTAGTTCTGCGGGCGCCAGTGCACGTTCTGCTCGTCCGCCCAGTACCAGGATCCCTGCACCGGGGGCGTGGTTTCGACGGTCAACGCCTTCTCGGCGGCGGGGCGGTCGGTGATCGGCTCGTCGAAGTGGGTGACGACGACGATTCCGATGCCGAAGGTGCCGCCGTCGGTGAGCAGGTTGCCGCCGGAGGTGACGAACGTCGGTTTGGTGAGGTTGCCCGGTTGCACGGTGGAGAAGGTGCTGGTCCGCTCGGTGCGCGCTCCGTCGTCCCCGACCGCGGCGGCGGTGATGGTGTAGGTCTTGCCGTATCCCAGCGGGGCACCGGGTTTCCAGGTGATGCGGTCGGGGGTGAAGATGCCATCGATGACCCTGCCCTCGTTGTTGGTCATCGTGACCGTTTCGAGGGTGCCGCCGGTGGTGTCCACCGAAACCGGGTCCGCGGGGTTGACCGTGTCGGTTCCATCGGCAGGGACGAGGGCGATCGTGGGGGCTGCCGGGGTCGCTGGATCAGCGCCGCCGCTCGGCGTCGATGATCCAGTTCCGGACCGGGCGCAGCCGGCCAGCACCACGATCAGGATCGCCAAGGCGAGCAGGAGCGGTGGCCGCCGTGGTAGGCGAGTGTTCATGGGATTCCTCCATACCGACGAGGCGGTAGCGAAGCGGGGTCGAGAAGAAGAAGGGGGTGCACGCCGGGCGTGGGCGGCGGGGAAGGGTGGGACCGCGAGGGGCGCGGTCCCACCCGCGCCGGACTAGTTCTGTGGCAGCAGTGCCGTCATGGTGGTGATCTCCGCTTGCTGGGCGCCGACGATGTCGGTGGCCAGTTGCTTGGCGTCGGCGTTTTCTCCGTCCGCCAGCTCGGTCTGCGCCATCTCGATAGCACCGGTGTGGTGTTCGATCATCATGTTCAGCCAGGCGGTGTCGAAGTCGGCGCCGCTCTTGCCGGCCAGCTCGGTCATCTGCTCCGGGGTCATCATCCCGCTCATGGTGCCGTTGGCCGGGGCGCTGGTGCCGCCGTGGTTCATTCCACTCATGCCGCCACTGGCGTCCGTCGAGGGAACAGCCATGCCCCGCTGTGCGAGCAGCGCCGTCATCTGTTCCATTTCCGGTCCCTGGGCTGCGGCAATATTTTTGGCGAGGTCGAGTACCTGCGGATTGGTGGAGCGGCCCTCGACCATGTTCGCCATCTCGACGGCCTGGGCGTGGTGGGGGTACATCATCTGCAGGAACATCACGTCGGCGTTGTTGAAGGCGTTTGCCTCCACCGCCGCGGTGGTTGTGCCCGAGGTGTTGTTCGACATCTGGCTCATATCGTGTCCGCCGCCGCTGCTGTTGTCGCTGCAGCCGGCGAGAACCAGGACTCCGGACACGGCCGCGGCGGACAGGACGAAGCGGGCGCGGGGGGAACGCAAAGACCACATGGATGGGGCTCCTCGAAAGGTCGGTGTGTGAAAGGTGAAGCAGGCGTGAAAAACACACGTCTGCGTAGGTGACCCACTTGACGTGGGGTCACCTGTCACACCCGCAATACCGACAATTGTGCGAGGGTCGGAGTGGTCCACGGCGGCGCCCGGCCGGCGCGGTGGCGGAGCGGCGGCCGCGAACTGTGTACGGCGGCTTCGCTGGTGGTGGCGGTGGCGTA
Encoded proteins:
- a CDS encoding VTT domain-containing protein — its product is MPLILRDRRVLATMAVLASLAVAAALVPRPPISQVQDWAESMGPVFVLVFFLAQAVLTIAPVPRTVFTLSAGLLFGPAAGVVVAIAATTVSAVLALLLVRALGRAAVQARLTHPAVAAIDARLARRGWLAVGSLRLIAPAPFALVNYCSGLSSVRLVPYTVATVAGILPGTIAMVLLGNALTGQMHPALIVVTTISVATGAAGLLLETRLASAPTSP
- a CDS encoding metalloregulator ArsR/SmtB family transcription factor yields the protein MTEEPVDTCDLLCLDLPHAEQIRAELPAARRIESAAAAGRALGDPTRLTIAAALASGNELCVCDMAWVVGQAQNLVSHHLRQLKIADLVSSRRQGRLVMYSLTPRGRALVGAVLGDQTTALPVDAAGSSEHVKIEHV
- a CDS encoding DUF3703 domain-containing protein — its product is MHTLTPALRDLYDREMTAARKAPEAELRWSHLERAHIVSQPYPWLHTRNHVAMFVLALRQHDRSEALGQVVRIIVAAPGSALGRYPEGNTGRAAAGLMTPMPIPADLADQLSRADA
- a CDS encoding DUF305 domain-containing protein, with protein sequence MWSLRSPRARFVLSAAAVSGVLVLAGCSDNSSGGGHDMSQMSNNTSGTTTAAVEANAFNNADVMFLQMMYPHHAQAVEMANMVEGRSTNPQVLDLAKNIAAAQGPEMEQMTALLAQRGMAVPSTDASGGMSGMNHGGTSAPANGTMSGMMTPEQMTELAGKSGADFDTAWLNMMIEHHTGAIEMAQTELADGENADAKQLATDIVGAQQAEITTMTALLPQN
- a CDS encoding Ig-like domain-containing protein; the encoded protein is MNTRLPRRPPLLLALAILIVVLAGCARSGTGSSTPSGGADPATPAAPTIALVPADGTDTVNPADPVSVDTTGGTLETVTMTNNEGRVIDGIFTPDRITWKPGAPLGYGKTYTITAAAVGDDGARTERTSTFSTVQPGNLTKPTFVTSGGNLLTDGGTFGIGIVVVTHFDEPITDRPAAEKALTVETTPPVQGSWYWADEQNVHWRPQNYYTPGTTVTARANVYGIDLGGGLFGQEDAATSFTIGDAHVSIADDTTKQITVTNNGALVRTMPTSMGMGGSETINGQTLTFWTQRGIYTVLDKANPVIMDSSTYGLPVNSRLGYKETINYATRISNDGIYLHELADTIWAQGNTNVSHGCLNLSPDNARWFYDFSVPGDIVEVRGTGGAPLEQWQNGDWSVPWDQWLAGSALP
- a CDS encoding vitamin K epoxide reductase family protein, which encodes MLSTPPSADSPAVPAPHVEPGDGVPFARSLPWLLLIGGIVGLAAAFVLTVEKFALAADATYIPSCSLNPVLNCGSVMATEQASVFGFPNSLLGIAGFAVVAVTGAGLLAGARFARWYWLGLQAGVTAAAVFVHWLIVQSLYVIGALCPYCMAVWAVTIPIFWYVTLRNLHHGTFTPPVRAAVVSAGGNHLLPVTVWVLGVAALVLHRFFSFWSSLL
- a CDS encoding helix-turn-helix transcriptional regulator, which codes for MDTLMHSDALSRFGYALSDATRTRILLSLREGPGYPSELAESIGVSRQILSNHLSCLRGCGLVIAVPEGRRARYELADPRIGRALGDLIGLVLAVDPNCCAAADTDKCC
- a CDS encoding thioredoxin domain-containing protein, yielding MSGGVRLSVALVVAFVVGLGVLLLVNRSEPAPAGADTSAPVVRPNSHRLTAPTGERVTFVEFLDFECEACRSVYPAIEQLRAEYGDRVGFVVRYFPLPGHFNAERAARAVEAAAQQGRFEQMYQRMYESQAEWGEKRVPKDEVFRGFAADLGLDLAAFDAAYTAPATLDRINADIADGEALGVQGTPTFFLDGQKIEPTSYQDLTDALDAALR